From Aspergillus chevalieri M1 DNA, chromosome 4, nearly complete sequence, a single genomic window includes:
- a CDS encoding putative C6 transcription factor (COG:K;~EggNog:ENOG410PVFB;~InterPro:IPR036864,IPR007219,IPR001138;~PFAM:PF00172,PF04082;~go_function: GO:0000981 - DNA-binding transcription factor activity, RNA polymerase II-specific [Evidence IEA];~go_function: GO:0003677 - DNA binding [Evidence IEA];~go_function: GO:0008270 - zinc ion binding [Evidence IEA];~go_process: GO:0006351 - transcription, DNA-templated [Evidence IEA];~go_process: GO:0006355 - regulation of transcription, DNA-templated [Evidence IEA]), with protein MEMPVNSDIEHSNPLKRQRRSRVACEPCRERKRKCNGRQPCETCSDFQYTCYYDASSRKKRNKNFIMGGSAPIRPAAQMQQQQQQGSSTLDAATPSTHSAEGPPASMPASMAAATQSIESNSGAAFARELGLRIDPINAPEPQVFAWNIGFRQLPGSYSALPIVNIISQDEMVALANIYFGKVNPYYGFIDRDICFEHLNSRWLRSSTFEPYDVVLCGVAAMGYLFSQRKAVAAELHLIESARSALEQCSLFGIPSSTVISGWTLRLSYMRLTASPHAAWMTSCSLLHLIEASGLHLDPSSRPVLIKPPQDINDNIRRKLVGFVQYINTWTSFDLGRSRIILHGASYNVPASREGDYTAEMLNLLPLSESLDPHKPVDSNQLTTMLSNIMENNRTQQPSVLSQCNLILCIFRRLRALHSTVSVDLMNQILALITKALASARELADANCPWSHVANVPFQIVCTLLAVDSPESISLLGDAMQTLKHVTDVYDTDTLREAYRNAGLLVLLQQKRKDHDARHLSSVLNLHFAPSVESDNVPGQRRQSTMEDSEYLRDMVADMPSSETFDFDKFFIADNPWDFLEIYR; from the coding sequence ATGGAGATGCCTGTTAATTCAGACATCGAGCATTCCAACCCATTGAAACGACAGCGACGCTCCAGGGTTGCCTGTGAACCGTGCAGGGAGCGTAAGCGAAAATGTAACGGACGTCAACCATGCGAAACATGCAGTGACTTCCAATACACGTGCTATTATGATGCGAGCTCAcgcaagaaaagaaacaaaaactTCATTATGGGCGGCTCGGCACCAATCAGACCAGCAGCACAgatgcagcagcaacagcagcaaggaTCGTCAACACTAGATGCCGCAACACCATCGACGCATTCCGCAGAGGGGCCACCAGCAAGCATGCCAGCAAGCATGGCGGCTGCTACTCAATCCATTGAATCCAACTCAGGGGCCGCCTTTGCGAGGGAGTTAGGTCTCAGGATTGATCCAATCAATGCCCCGGAACCTCAAGTCTTCGCTTGGAACATTGGCTTCCGTCAATTGCCCGGTAGCTATTCCGCATTGCCTATTGTGAATATCATTTCGCAGGACGAGATGGTGGCATTGGCGAACATTTACTTCGGTAAGGTAAATCCTTACTATGGCTTCATTGACCGGGATATCTGCTTTGAGCATCTGAATTCAAGGTGGCTTCGGTCGTCGACTTTTGAACCATATGATGTTGTTCTCTGTGGTGTAGCGGCCATGGGATATCTGTTTTCTCAGAGGAAAGCAGTAGCTGCGGAGCTACACCTGATTGAGTCAGCCCGGTCAGCTCTAGAGCAGTGCTCCTTGTTCGGGATACCTTCTTCAACGGTGATCTCAGGATGGACCCTCAGACTCTCTTACATGCGGCTGACGGCCTCGCCTCACGCTGCTTGGATGACTAGCTGTTCGTTATTACACCTAATCGAAGCATCCGGATTGCATCTGGACCCGTCGTCCAGGCCTGTCTTGATAAAACCGCCACAGGATATCAATGACAATATTCGAAGGAAGCTAGTTGGCTTTGTACAATACATCAACACTTGGACATCTTTCGATTTAGGAAGATCAAGAATCATCCTCCACGGAGCATCATATAATGTACCAGCGAGCCGAGAAGGAGACTATACAGCTGAAATGCTGAATCTCCTGCCCCTGTCAGAGAGCTTAGATCCACACAAACCCGTGGACTCCAACCAGCTAACAACCATGCTCTCCAATATCATGGAAAACAATCGTACGCAACAGCCGTCAGtgctttctcaatgtaaCCTCATCCTTTGCATTTTCCGGCGTCTACGAGCACTGCATTCGACTGTCTCGGTGGATCTTATGAATCAGATTTTAGCTCTTATCACGAAGGCTCTCGCCTCCGCGCGGGAACTCGCGGATGCAAATTGCCCATGGAGTCATGTGGCCAACGTCCCGTTCCAGATTGTCTGCACGCTGCTGGCAGTAGATAGTCCCGAGTCTATATCGCTACTGGGCGATGCCATGCAGACCCTCAAGCATGTAACGGACGTCTATGATACCGATACGTTGAGAGAAGCTTACCGGAATGCTGGTCTGCTTGTTCTTCTGCagcagaagagaaaggatcATGATGCGAGACATCTCAGCAGCGTTCTTAATTTGCATTTTGCTCCTTCCGTTGAATCAGATAATGTTCCGGGGCAGAGGCGACAGAGCACTATGGAAGATTCAGAGTATCTCAGGGATATGGTGGCTGATATGCCTAGTTCTGAGACTTTTGACTTTGATAAATTCTTTATTGCGGATAATCCTTGGGACTTTCTTGAGATCTATCGCTAG
- a CDS encoding GNAT family N-acetyltransferase (COG:S;~EggNog:ENOG410PSYF;~InterPro:IPR000182,IPR016181;~PFAM:PF13673,PF13508,PF00583;~go_function: GO:0008080 - N-acetyltransferase activity [Evidence IEA]), protein MASDYQYTYFRVSKTKHLHTSARQYKELRLRALKLSPSSFGSTYEIESTFPDEYWISRVTADGRETFICAATASSESNASDPSSLEWVAQVTLLGPRSREQFTLPTVSRQPVPGTDEQEERWQMLGLYTLTSHRGKGIATKLCQEALDYIRSYRSEPKNVRFRLMVKPGAQAPLGFYEQLGFTEVANSTLAEAMIANGDGSFLPEDYPEQEKYMVRNSHVMMQLFTRDDK, encoded by the coding sequence ATGGCATCAGATTACCAATATACCTACTTCCGGGTCTCCAAAACAAAGCACCTCCATACATCAGCCCGGCAATACAAGGAACTCCGTCTCCGGGCCTTGAAACTCTCACCTTCCTCATTTGGCTCCACATACGAAATCGAATCTACATTTCCCGACGAATATTGGATATCACGCGTAACAGCAGATGGAAGAGAAACATTTATCTGCGCCGCAACCGCATCTTCGGAATCCAATGCTTCAGACCCAAGCAGTCTTGAATGGGTCGCCCAAGTAACATTACTGGGCCCGCGGAGCAGGGAGCAATTCACGCTCCCTACAGTATCAAGACAGCCAGTTCCCGGTACAGACGAGCAGGAGGAGCGATGGCAGATGCTGGGATTGTATACGCTTACTTCGCATCGAGGCAAAGGTATCGCAACAAAACTTTGTCAAGAAGCTCTGGATTATATCCGCTCGTATCGATCTGAGCCGAAGAATGTCCGGTTCCGCCTCATGGTGAAGCCGGGAGCACAAGCTCCCTTAGGTTTTTATGAGCAGCTTGGGTTTACGGAGGTCGCGAATAGCACCCTTGCAGAGGCCATGATTGCGAATGGAGACGGGAGTTTCTTACCAGAAGACTACCCGGAGCAAGAGAAGTACATGGTTCGGAATAGTCATGTTATGATGCAGCTGTTTACCAGAGATGATAAATGA
- a CDS encoding uncharacterized protein (COG:G;~EggNog:ENOG410PJIM;~InterPro:IPR036259;~TransMembrane:6 (n3-13c19/20o43-64i76-95o107-126i133-151o171-191i198-221o)) produces the protein MRVLGFLTLSMLLPSFIFFKPRMPPRKGGPIVEWGAFKDPSYLLFSIGMFFAFWGLYVAFFYIGSFAREIIGVDQAISISLLLIMNGAGMPARILPNIVADRYTGPLNLLIPAILISSIILFCWISVSQTSNLYAFSVFYGIFSACVQSLFPASLTSMTVDLSKIGVRTGMVLTIVSFAALTGSPIAGSLVQRGNGSYLYAQCFAAASMAAGGILVTMARIRKTGPTLNARM, from the coding sequence ATGCGTGTCCTTGGTTTCTTAACCCTGTCGATGCTCCTCCCctctttcattttcttcaaACCGAGAATGCCTCCGCGAAAAGGCGGTCCAATTGTGGAATGGGGAGCTTTCAAGGATCCGTCGTATCTGCTCTTCAGCATCGGGATGTTTTTCGCCTTCTGGGGGCTGTATGTCGCTTTTTTCTATATCGGCAGCTTTGCCAGGGAGATTATCGGTGTCGATCAAGCTATCTCCATCAGTCTTTTGTTAATCATGAATGGTGCCGGCATGCCAGCACGAATTCTGCCCAATATTGTCGCAGACCGGTACACCGGCCCACTCAACCTCCTTATCCCGGCTATCCTGATATCTTCAATCATCCTCTTTTGCTGGATAAGCGTCTCCCAAACCAGCAACCTGTACGCGTTTTCGGTGTTCTACGGCATATTTTCCGCCTGTGTGCAATCATTATTCCCAGCCTCACTGACTTCGATGACCGTGGATTTGAGTAAGATCGGGGTTCGGACCGGAATGGTGTTGACCATCGTTAGCTTTGCGGCTTTGACAGGCTCGCCTATTGCAGGTTCATTGGTACAGCGCGGCAATGGAAGTTATCTATATGCTCAGTGCTTCGCTGCTGCCAGCATGGCTGCTGGTGGTATCTTAGTCACCATGGCCCGGATTCGCAAAACTGGACCTACCTTGAATGCGAGGATGTGA
- a CDS encoding uncharacterized protein (COG:G;~EggNog:ENOG410PHMS;~InterPro:IPR020846,IPR011701,IPR036259;~PFAM:PF07690;~TransMembrane:12 (i69-92o112-129i141-162o168-191i203-221o264-283i353-372o402-420i432-448o454-475i487-506o512-536i);~go_function: GO:0022857 - transmembrane transporter activity [Evidence IEA];~go_process: GO:0055085 - transmembrane transport [Evidence IEA]): protein MDKQPEGIEAQSAFASTLINDTEKSTPEGSSRKRVVSVKAQPCMDAVYAAKSTLLSQALQDLGMGRYQWFLALVTSVGWFLSSFWLMSFKLIAPPAANEAKFFFSSSGDREAFLFISLCVGLTVGAASWPWMSDRLGRKWIFTSTLVLMGMGGLVGAGMPSFTGLCVVSFVMGFAIAGNLLIDTIILIEWVPASHQFLVCLQGLFWGLGELVAAAVGWPFISEYTCGTGPDELSTEQAISHQSRAVHSSSSGSCHYVSNKGWRYIWWTFGCVTLFLYLCRFCFPLRETPKYLLSRHRDAEATQLVKDMASYNRRTTWLSETSFARIDSTVDFDAQRSPQAGLRVLSSSTAGSLRAGILAILWCVSGLTFILHPNYLRLYLSSKGVSAVTPTTVSTSFLYSRYLYVSLCGIPGPILAAVLVKTKYGGRTRTGALVTLLTGVLMLVAPVSRSQNTALIFSCLLSCTQHAGLSVLITYSVEVFAAPVRGFGLGVVGFFGGLFGLLGMIITTFDTAIANGAAVWFSGAVWIAMAGFWLILQERDVAA from the exons ATGGACAAACAGCCCGAGGGCATCGAAGCCCAGAGTGCTTTTGCCTCGACCCTGATCAACGACACTGAAAAGTCAACACCGGAAGGATCATCTCGGAAACGAGTGGTATCAGTCAAGGCCCAACCATGCATGGACGCCGTTTATGCTGCCAAATCAACACTGCTGAGCCAAGCTCTTCAGGATCTTGGTATGGGACGGTACCAGTGGTTCCTGGCTCTTGTTACCAGTGTTGGCTGGTTCCTCAGCAGC TTCTGGCTCATGTCCTTCAAACTCATCGCACCACCCGCCGCCAACGAGGCCaagttcttcttctcttcctctggtGACCGCGAAGCCTTCCTATTCATCAGCCTTTGTGTCGGGCTCACCGTTGGTGCAGCCTCATGGCCATGGATGTCCGACCGGCTTGGTCGCAAGTGGATCTTTACCAGTACTTTAGTGCTCATGGGGATGGGCGGCCTTGTCGGTGCGGGCATGCCGTCATTTACGGGGTTGTGTGTCGTCAGCTTTGTGATGGGATTTGCTATAGCCGGGAATTTGTTAATCGATACTATCATTCTCATTGAGTGGGTTCCGGCGTCGCATCAGTTTCTGGTGTGTTTGCAGGGGCTGTTTTGGGGGTTAGGAGAACTAGTGGCTGCAGCAGTAGGATG GCCATTTATCAGCGAATACACCTGCGGCACCGGCCCCGACGAGCTCAGCACCGAGCAAGCCATTTCCCACCAATCTCGAGCGGTACACTCTTCATCCTCTGGCAGCTGCCACTATGTAAGCAACAAAGGCTGGCGCTATATCTGGTGGACCTTTGGCTGCGTCACCCTTTTCCTCTATCTCTGTCGCTTCTGCTTCCCCCTCCGAGAGACACCGAAGTATCTTCTCTCGCGCCATCGTGACGCTGAAGCAACTCAGCTCGTCAAAGATATGGCGTCGTATAACCGCCGCACCACGTGGCTCTCCGAAACATCATTTGCGCGCATCGATTCGACTGTCGACTTTGATGCTCAACGATCTCCGCAAGCTGGTCTTCGTGTGCTGAGTAGCTCAACAGCGGGAAGTCTGCGCGCCGGAATCCTCGCTATCCTTTGGTGCGTCAGCGGACTGACCTTCATCCTCCACCCAAACTATCTCCGCTTGTACCTCTCCAGCAAGGGCGTTTCGGCCGTGACACCCACGACCGTATCCACAAGTTTCCTATATAGCCGGTACCTATATGTCTCGCTATGCGGTATCCCCGGCCCTATTCTCGCGGCAGTTCTGGTAAAGACAAAATACGGCGGTAGGACACGAACTGGTGCCCTTGTCACCCTACTAACAGGCGTATTGATGCTCGTTGCGCCAGTCTCGCGATCCCAAAACACCGCGCTAATATTCAGCTGTCTTCTTTCGTGCACGCAACATGCTGGACTGTCCGTTTTAATCACATACTCGGTCGAGGTCTTTGCCGCGCCAGTCCGGGGCTTTGGACTGGGGGTTGTGGGGTTCTTCGGGGGACTCTTCGGCCTACTGGGTATGATCATTACTACGTTCGACACTGCAATTGCGAATGGAGCGGCTGTATGGTTCAGCGGGGCCGTGTGGATTGCTATGGCGGGATTTTGGCTTATTTTGCAAGAGAGAGATGTGGCAGCGTGA
- a CDS encoding uncharacterized protein (COG:S;~EggNog:ENOG410Q264) → MNVSGNNALPFDADCYAILCLERKPLFQRNSSESADNRKDAGVRKTFPGGKGTGPFRNPTQAGVNVPPGGNFVSPEEFFSASTMQGGDQAYLFPVTEASQRSQGGTINDFYRRYKVESAHKNPNAKSWYQITGWSGQLGPYCQALQNNGGNSNRNDPICKKDGNGKGSLGFDVGEYVYYYDGQSYHKPQGSK, encoded by the exons ATGAATGTCAGTGGCAATAATGCACTGCCATTTGACGCCGACTGCTACGCAATCTTGTGTCTGGAGAGAAAGCCCCTTTT CCAGCGAAACAGCTCTGAGAGCGCGGATAACCGAAAGGATGCTGGCGTGAGGAAGACTTTCCCAGGGGGCAAAGGCACAGGTCCGTTTAGAAATCCGACCCAGGCTGGTGTCAATGTTCCCCCGGGGGGCAATTTTGTGTCCCCGGAAGAATTTTTTTCTGCCTCGACTATGCAAGGCGGAGACCA AGCTTACCTGTTCCCCGTCACTGAAGCGTCCCAGAGATCCCAGGGTGGAACCATCAACGACTTCTACAGGAGATACAAAGTTGAGTCGGCACATAAAAACCCAAACGCAAAGAGCTGGTACCAAATTACCGGATGGTCTGGTCAACTCGG TCCCTACTGCCAAGCCCTCCAGAACAACGGCGGCAATAGCAACAGGAACGACCCTATCTGCAAGAAGGACGGCAATGGTAAAGGCAGTTTGGGATTTGACGTGGGCGAGTACGTCTACTATTACGATGGCCAAAGCTACCACAAGCCCCAGGGCAGCAAGTGA
- a CDS encoding uncharacterized protein (COG:S;~EggNog:ENOG410PYU2): MHETLQVDNGFPFLTILRTPDQQEIDKWGTESPIENFETGFLGRSEDELRRFYRQWLAETPGSSQGDVNENMMAVLDERSAIDSTMILYWGMKNRHWDDYCEFQPDKPITGNGRLCEDGYIWWKWRVPFKHAFELFLTAEHCDTEVVELFCRPE, translated from the coding sequence ATGCATGAGACCCTACAGGTCGATAATGGCTTTCCATTTCTAACCATCCTGCGCACCCCGGATCAACAAGAGATTGATAAATGGGGAACCGAATCACCGATTGAGAACTTCGAAACCGGATTCCTGGGAAGGAGCGAAGATGAGCTCCGTCGTTTTTACCGCCAATGGCTCGCCGAAACACCCGGATCTTCACAGGGGGACGTTAACGAAAACATGATGGCGGTGCTGGACGAACGGTCCGCCATCGACTCAACAATGATACTATACTGGGGAATGAAGAACCGTCACTGGGATGACTATTGCGAGTTTCAACCTGATAAACCGATTACCGGGAATGGCAGGTTGTGTGAGGACGGGTATATCTGGTGGAAGTGGAGGGTGCCTTTTAAGCATGCATTTGAACTCTTCCTGACGGCTGAACACTGCGATACTGAGGTCGTGGAGCTTTTCTGCCGGCCGGAATAA
- a CDS encoding CVNH domain-containing protein (COG:S;~EggNog:ENOG410Q208;~InterPro:IPR011058,IPR036673;~PFAM:PF08881) — translation MSFHVSSSDIHITHENGSTMLLCQVRDTHGKMNPRRIRLDDHIGNTDGWFIWGGVNFTQSAENIALEHTDRGPKLTAELHKRDGGFRERQGLFLADKISNQDGHLKFTGP, via the exons ATGTCTTTCCACGTCAGCTCCTCCGACATCCACATCACCCACGAGAATGGCAGCACCATGCTCCTCTGCCAGGTCCGTGACACGCACGGCAAGATGAACCCTCGTCGTATCCGTCTCGACGACCACATTGGAAACACCGACG GATGGTTCATCTGGGGCGGCGTCAACTTCACCCAGAGCGCCGAGAACATCGCCCTCGAGCACACTGATCGTGGTCCGAAGCTGACTGCCGAGCTGCACAAGAGAGACGGTGGTTTCCGGGAGCGTCAGGGATTGTTCCTTGCGGATAAGATTTCGAACCAGGATGGTCATTTGAAATTTACG GGTCCTTGA